One window of Dyadobacter sandarakinus genomic DNA carries:
- a CDS encoding DUF1553 domain-containing protein encodes MLSSWFKYGLIVPAAAFLLFSCDKKLDLPEDVAREMSAIAAPVDYTYDVKPILSDRCFACHGPDANHQKGDLRLDVARVAYGKEAESGLKAIKPGKPGSSELVRRILAADPDVVMPTPESHLSLTAREKALLIRWVEEGAVYKPHWAFTKATMPKLPEVKHKDWVKNDIDRFVLKKLEDKKISPSPEAARTTLLRRVYLDLTGLPPTPEEVQRYLADQSPDAYEKVVDKLLASPHFGEHMATPWLDAARYADTHGYQDDGLRTAWPFRDWVINAFNKNQPYDQFVTWQLAGDLLPHPTSEQLVATAFNRMHQQSQEGGIIPEEYRAAYVSDRVDTFGKTFLGITVECARCHDHKYDPISHKDYYSLYAFFNNNNENGQIPYNGEASPAITLPTPEAAEKLKFIHQNLAKEQAVLSTAASSAENRFRTWLSTAQVQPEKALPAGKASLIGHFTFDEPAGKVFRNLADPRQSATAEGDDSLSNTASRAGRVGKARYIYGENAVSFPDKFAFFERNQPFSISIWLNLHDPSVSGSLLHKSNGVMNGYRGWNVFREKDGTIRLTMSHVWPENAIEIQTLEPFPLNKWTQLGFSYDGLSKASGLKLYVNGRPARIVIHNDHLTESILFGKNKTNWYVDKLNIGRLSDQRTKNFEVDEFRIYNKPLTLLEMLGMYTLKDEVMSTLKVPAAQLKPDQLAALKDYYLTNLDPDHRQALTATRKLIGEETEIMDSQIDVMVMRERKFPRKTFILNRGAYDAPGKAVTMDTPDSFFKIPAGFPRNRLGLAKWLLHEDHPLFSRVTVNRFWMMYFGKGLVVSSDDFGNQGELPTHPELLDYLAATFRKTGWNVKAMQKLIVTSATYRQSSNAPQQLKEEDPDNRLYARGPSYRMSAEQIRDNALASSGLLTRRVGGKSAYPYQPAGLWEALATRNEVTYKQQHGDSLYRRSLYTIWKRSSPPPMMLNFDAAERHFCVTRRQKTSTPLQALVVMNDPQFVEASRVLAQRMLKQGKTPDEQIIFAFTALTGRSPDQAERDALKELYNQEYEAFSHDPKRVKSVLATGEYPVDKTLNPARLAAGTIVASTVMNFDEFLIKR; translated from the coding sequence ATGTTGAGTTCCTGGTTCAAATACGGCCTCATCGTTCCTGCCGCCGCTTTTCTGCTGTTTTCCTGCGATAAAAAACTGGATTTACCCGAAGATGTCGCCAGGGAAATGTCTGCGATTGCTGCGCCGGTAGACTATACCTATGATGTGAAGCCCATTCTTTCCGACCGGTGCTTTGCCTGCCACGGCCCGGATGCGAACCATCAGAAGGGGGATCTCCGGCTGGACGTGGCCAGGGTTGCTTACGGGAAAGAAGCCGAAAGCGGACTTAAGGCCATCAAGCCAGGAAAGCCGGGGAGCAGCGAGCTGGTACGGCGCATTCTGGCAGCCGACCCGGATGTAGTGATGCCTACGCCGGAGTCCCACCTTTCGCTTACGGCCAGGGAGAAGGCCCTGCTCATCCGCTGGGTAGAGGAAGGTGCCGTGTACAAGCCGCACTGGGCATTTACCAAAGCGACAATGCCCAAGCTGCCCGAGGTGAAGCATAAGGATTGGGTAAAAAATGATATTGACCGGTTTGTGCTCAAAAAACTGGAAGACAAAAAGATCAGTCCCTCGCCGGAAGCCGCCAGGACCACCTTGCTGCGAAGGGTATACCTGGACCTGACAGGCCTGCCGCCCACTCCCGAAGAGGTGCAGCGCTACCTGGCCGACCAGTCGCCCGATGCGTATGAAAAAGTAGTGGACAAGTTGCTGGCATCCCCGCATTTCGGAGAACATATGGCTACCCCCTGGCTTGACGCGGCCCGGTATGCGGATACCCACGGCTACCAGGACGACGGCCTGCGTACCGCCTGGCCTTTCCGCGACTGGGTGATCAATGCATTTAACAAAAACCAGCCTTATGACCAGTTTGTCACCTGGCAGCTTGCGGGTGACCTGCTGCCGCATCCCACCAGTGAACAGCTGGTGGCCACGGCATTCAACCGCATGCACCAGCAGAGCCAGGAGGGCGGGATCATTCCCGAAGAATACCGCGCGGCCTACGTCTCGGACCGGGTGGATACTTTTGGTAAAACCTTCCTGGGAATAACGGTGGAATGCGCGCGCTGCCACGATCACAAGTATGACCCGATCAGCCACAAAGATTATTATTCATTGTATGCTTTTTTCAACAACAACAATGAAAACGGGCAGATACCCTATAATGGAGAAGCCAGCCCGGCCATCACGCTCCCGACGCCGGAGGCAGCGGAAAAGCTGAAATTCATCCATCAGAACCTGGCCAAAGAGCAGGCAGTACTCAGTACCGCTGCTTCATCTGCTGAAAACCGCTTCCGCACCTGGCTTTCCACAGCGCAGGTGCAGCCTGAAAAGGCATTACCAGCCGGGAAGGCCAGCCTGATCGGTCACTTTACATTTGACGAACCCGCCGGGAAAGTGTTCCGTAACCTGGCCGATCCCAGGCAAAGTGCGACGGCTGAGGGTGACGACAGTCTTTCCAACACAGCATCGCGCGCGGGGCGGGTGGGGAAAGCACGTTATATATATGGTGAAAATGCCGTGAGCTTCCCGGACAAGTTTGCATTCTTCGAGCGTAACCAGCCTTTCAGCATCAGCATCTGGCTCAACCTCCACGATCCTTCGGTGAGCGGCTCGCTGCTGCATAAGTCCAACGGCGTCATGAACGGCTACCGTGGCTGGAATGTATTTCGTGAAAAAGACGGCACGATCAGGCTTACCATGAGTCATGTGTGGCCCGAGAATGCCATCGAGATCCAGACGCTCGAACCATTTCCGCTGAACAAATGGACACAGCTTGGATTTTCGTATGATGGTCTGAGTAAGGCTTCGGGACTGAAGTTATATGTAAATGGCCGCCCTGCCCGGATTGTCATTCACAATGATCACCTCACAGAAAGTATTCTTTTTGGTAAAAACAAAACGAACTGGTATGTAGATAAGCTGAACATTGGCCGCCTCTCGGACCAGCGTACCAAAAACTTTGAGGTGGATGAATTCAGAATCTACAATAAACCCCTGACCCTGCTGGAAATGCTGGGAATGTACACGCTGAAAGATGAGGTAATGAGCACGCTCAAAGTGCCGGCAGCTCAGCTGAAACCCGACCAGCTCGCCGCCTTGAAAGATTATTACCTTACAAACCTCGACCCGGATCACCGGCAGGCGCTGACCGCCACCCGGAAATTGATCGGAGAGGAGACTGAGATCATGGACAGTCAGATTGACGTGATGGTGATGCGGGAGCGAAAGTTCCCCCGCAAGACATTCATCCTCAACCGGGGTGCCTACGATGCGCCGGGAAAAGCGGTAACAATGGATACGCCCGACAGTTTTTTCAAGATCCCTGCAGGGTTTCCAAGAAACCGGCTCGGCCTGGCCAAATGGCTGCTGCATGAGGATCACCCGCTTTTTTCACGCGTGACCGTGAACCGGTTCTGGATGATGTACTTTGGAAAAGGGCTGGTCGTATCCAGTGATGACTTTGGAAATCAGGGCGAGCTGCCCACCCACCCGGAGCTGCTCGACTACCTGGCGGCTACTTTCAGGAAAACAGGCTGGAATGTGAAGGCAATGCAGAAGCTGATCGTCACTTCGGCCACTTACCGGCAGTCGTCCAACGCCCCGCAGCAGTTGAAGGAAGAAGATCCCGATAACCGGCTTTATGCCCGTGGCCCGAGCTACCGCATGAGTGCCGAGCAGATCCGCGACAATGCACTGGCATCAAGCGGGCTGCTTACACGACGGGTGGGCGGTAAAAGTGCTTATCCCTACCAGCCAGCAGGATTGTGGGAAGCCCTGGCTACGCGCAATGAAGTGACCTATAAGCAGCAACATGGTGACAGCCTGTATCGCCGTAGTCTTTATACAATATGGAAAAGGAGCTCGCCGCCTCCGATGATGCTGAACTTTGATGCAGCCGAGCGGCACTTTTGTGTAACCAGAAGACAAAAAACGAGTACGCCCCTGCAGGCGCTGGTCGTGATGAACGATCCGCAATTTGTGGAAGCATCGCGGGTACTCGCTCAGCGTATGCTGAAACAGGGTAAAACCCCTGACGAGCAGATCATCTTTGCATTCACCGCACTGACCGGCCGCAGTCCCGATCAGGCAGAGCGCGATGCATTGAAGGAGCTGTACAACCAGGAGTACGAGGCATTCAGCCACGATCCGAAGCGCGTGAAGTCGGTACTGGCGACCGGGGAGTATCCGGTGGATAAAACGCTGAACCCTGCCCGGCTGGCTGCGGGTACCATTGTGGCAAGTACGGTAATGAATTTTGATGAATTTCTGATCAAGCGATAA
- a CDS encoding DUF1501 domain-containing protein: MSLYKELENHVHEQLSRRNFLSKTSLGLGAAAMSSLLGADQSLANKAGQAVPEGASLPLGHPHFTPKAKRVIYLFQSGAPSQLELFDYKPKLEAMWGEDLPESVRKGQRLTGMTAGQSSFPLAASRYKFNRYGEHDMMISELMPYTSGIVNDVTFIRSMYTEAINHDPAVTFFQTGSQQGGRPSWGSWISYGLGSDNKNMPSFVVLLSKGRAGDQPLYAKLWSNGFLPSVHQGVVFRSGPDPVFYLNNPEGIDRGSRRRMLNTLAKLQQRQFEKILDPEINYRMSQYEMAYRMQTAVPETMDISKEPEYIFDLYGEESRKPGTFAANCLLARKLIEKDVKFVQLYHQGWDQHGNLPNDIKTMAKSVDQASAALITDLKQRGLLDETLVIWGGEFGRGAYSQGKLTRDNYGRDHHPRSFTIWMAGAGVKKGFVYGETDEFGYNVVKDPVHVHDFQATVMHLLGVDHEQLIFKHQGRRYRLTDVHGKVVKPLLV, encoded by the coding sequence ATGAGCTTATATAAAGAACTGGAAAACCACGTGCACGAGCAGCTGAGCCGGCGCAATTTTCTTTCCAAAACAAGTCTGGGTCTTGGCGCGGCGGCTATGTCGTCCCTGCTCGGAGCTGACCAGTCCCTGGCAAACAAGGCCGGACAAGCAGTACCCGAAGGTGCGTCCCTGCCGCTCGGTCATCCTCACTTCACTCCGAAGGCTAAGCGTGTGATTTATCTTTTTCAAAGCGGCGCCCCCTCGCAGCTCGAACTTTTTGACTACAAGCCCAAACTCGAAGCCATGTGGGGCGAAGACCTCCCTGAGTCCGTACGAAAGGGGCAGCGGCTGACCGGCATGACGGCGGGGCAAAGCAGCTTTCCGCTTGCGGCATCGCGCTACAAGTTCAACCGGTACGGTGAGCATGACATGATGATCAGCGAGCTGATGCCTTACACATCGGGTATTGTGAACGATGTTACGTTTATCCGCTCCATGTACACGGAGGCGATCAACCATGATCCGGCCGTAACTTTCTTCCAGACCGGCAGCCAGCAGGGCGGGCGGCCTTCGTGGGGCTCATGGATCAGCTACGGACTTGGTTCCGACAACAAGAACATGCCCTCGTTTGTAGTACTGCTTTCCAAAGGCCGGGCAGGGGACCAGCCACTATATGCCAAGTTATGGAGCAATGGATTTCTGCCATCCGTCCACCAGGGCGTAGTTTTCAGGTCGGGGCCTGACCCGGTTTTTTACCTCAACAATCCCGAGGGCATTGACCGCGGAAGTCGCAGGCGCATGCTGAACACGCTTGCCAAATTACAGCAGCGTCAGTTTGAAAAGATACTGGACCCGGAAATCAACTACCGGATGTCGCAGTACGAAATGGCGTATCGTATGCAGACTGCCGTGCCCGAGACCATGGATATTTCCAAAGAGCCTGAATACATATTCGATCTGTACGGGGAAGAGTCCCGCAAGCCGGGAACATTTGCTGCCAACTGTCTGCTTGCGCGCAAGCTGATCGAGAAGGACGTGAAGTTTGTACAGTTGTATCACCAGGGCTGGGACCAGCACGGTAATCTGCCCAATGATATCAAGACGATGGCCAAAAGCGTGGACCAGGCGTCGGCGGCATTGATCACCGACCTCAAACAGCGCGGATTACTGGATGAAACGCTGGTGATATGGGGAGGGGAGTTTGGCCGGGGGGCATATTCCCAGGGCAAGCTCACGCGCGACAATTACGGCCGTGACCACCATCCCCGGAGCTTTACAATCTGGATGGCGGGAGCTGGAGTGAAAAAAGGCTTTGTATACGGGGAAACCGACGAGTTTGGCTATAACGTAGTCAAGGATCCGGTGCATGTGCACGATTTTCAGGCTACGGTCATGCACCTGCTCGGTGTGGACCACGAACAGCTGATCTTCAAACATCAGGGAAGAAGGTACCGGCTTACCGACGTACACGGAAAAGTGGTAAAGCCGCTTCTGGTGTAG
- a CDS encoding sterol desaturase family protein, whose product MKVDQALARKITRDASLSILLYLAPIVLMFTAFYLTGYKPWQGGGGVPFRVPGFLEDVFKNLSSWGLPVIVLVIGVAEFAAGLYENKWNKNERMLDITCFVVPKIIIRPLVTYYSLQLLPQLLPNLKDVFSWVPFWWAFLIIAVADDLTQYWYHRLHHQLPWLWRFHRTHHSAPYMGMAMASRQNIIYTIFFSQTYLTAALTYVGMGYAALFVKVIKSLITTGAHSSIPWDKPFYENKWLSPVGWVMERLISTPATHHAHHADTADDGIGYYKGNFGNMFFIWDIIFGTGIITRKYPSAYGIKHYMEEEWYAQFAWPILKSKKEGSELSAEGPMVGDAIPEPVLEPIILSHELPLIEPIQAELIPARTA is encoded by the coding sequence ATGAAAGTTGACCAAGCGCTTGCCCGAAAAATCACCAGGGATGCCAGCCTGAGCATACTGCTTTACCTGGCACCCATTGTTCTGATGTTTACTGCATTTTACCTCACCGGCTACAAGCCCTGGCAGGGTGGGGGAGGAGTACCCTTCCGCGTACCGGGGTTTCTGGAAGATGTGTTCAAAAACCTGAGCTCATGGGGGCTGCCGGTTATTGTACTGGTGATCGGAGTGGCCGAATTTGCTGCCGGGCTTTATGAAAACAAATGGAACAAGAATGAGCGCATGCTCGATATCACCTGTTTTGTGGTGCCCAAGATCATTATCCGTCCGCTGGTTACCTATTACAGTCTTCAGTTGCTTCCCCAATTACTGCCGAACCTGAAAGATGTATTTTCGTGGGTCCCGTTCTGGTGGGCATTCCTGATCATTGCAGTGGCCGACGACCTGACCCAGTACTGGTACCACCGCCTGCACCACCAGCTTCCCTGGCTCTGGCGCTTCCACCGGACACACCATAGTGCTCCGTATATGGGTATGGCAATGGCGAGCCGCCAGAACATTATTTATACCATATTCTTTTCGCAAACCTACCTTACCGCCGCGCTGACTTACGTCGGGATGGGTTATGCGGCCCTCTTTGTAAAAGTGATCAAATCGCTGATTACTACGGGTGCGCATTCGAGCATTCCCTGGGACAAACCTTTTTATGAAAACAAATGGCTGAGCCCCGTAGGGTGGGTTATGGAGAGGCTGATCTCGACCCCGGCTACCCACCACGCGCACCACGCCGACACCGCCGATGATGGTATCGGGTACTACAAAGGCAACTTTGGCAACATGTTTTTTATCTGGGATATCATTTTCGGTACCGGCATTATCACCCGCAAGTACCCGAGTGCTTATGGTATCAAGCATTACATGGAAGAGGAATGGTACGCGCAATTTGCCTGGCCCATCCTGAAATCCAAAAAAGAAGGCAGCGAACTGTCTGCCGAGGGACCCATGGTAGGCGATGCGATACCGGAGCCCGTGCTTGAACCGATCATCCTTTCCCATGAACTGCCGCTGATTGAGCCGATACAGGCTGAGCTGATTCCGGCCCGCACGGCCTAG
- a CDS encoding SusC/RagA family TonB-linked outer membrane protein: protein MKKHFYLIWLLGVWLLSTQLVQAQDVINGIVKDDSGQGLPGATINEKGTSRAVVTDVDGKFSIAPAKEFPFTLQINMTGFQQQEVEIYELSDEAVEVTLKTANLLDEVVVIGYGEQKRKDITGSVASVPIEIKSQPVASVERLLQGSVAGAVVTQTSGQPGGGVSVQIRGNNSITAGSDPLYVIDGFPVNNDYSLADAGVTDGSKINPLSTLNTADIENIDVLKDASATAIYGSRGANGVVIITTKTGSKNKSSINYDAFYGTQKVIRTIPLLNAAEWWALRKDAAANSGKTASIPSVTGYSLDTTGAGTDWQDAAFRSASMQSHNISILSGSDKTKLAISGNYFKQNGILQHTDFRRFSARVNLDHQYNDRFRILASLNASNIKANVAPAAIVGNLLQTPPALPIYQDNGGFVINSPFESALQNPINSLYNQLNESITNRFLGNVAGEYTLANGLKAKVLVGADVVGNKQNRYLPSTTAEGAALSGNAIVGTISTINWLNENTLSYDKELNEKNRVNAVVGFTAQTSQSKSTIAEAAGFATDAFEYNNLGTGITSIAPRSVASKWALASYLGRINYAFDDRYLVTFTLRADGSSRFGAGNKWGYFPSAALGWNLNNEKFFQQFKKVSLLKLRVSGGVTGNQSIPPYQSLSQLAYFRYNFSNATVSGYAPNTVPNPNLGWEKTFQLDGGVDLGLFKNRLNVVFDYYYKRTSDLLLTRTVAGSSGLSDFYNGQASTIYQNIGEVSNQGIELYVNSQNTTGAFKWNTILIYAKNTNKILSLGTGVDQIIPIISQPSIAKVGYPLGSFIVYQTDGIIQAGDAALTPQQNKSPGGQKYKDLNGDGVITQTGDRVVIKNQPGFTAGLTNSFTYKGFDLTVFFQASIGGKLYNQNRANLELGTGYVNASRVMLDRWTPSNTNTDVKAAFQDPAITISDRFIEDATYGRLKNLSLGYNIPKSVLSRIRVENLRVYVSAQNAITWTKYTGYDPEVSLNGQSLINKGIDQGVYPNNKSFQAGLSLSF from the coding sequence ATGAAAAAACACTTTTACCTGATCTGGCTATTGGGTGTATGGTTGCTCAGTACCCAGCTGGTACAGGCCCAGGATGTTATTAACGGGATCGTCAAAGATGACTCGGGACAAGGTTTGCCTGGTGCGACCATCAATGAAAAAGGAACTTCACGAGCTGTCGTAACCGATGTGGACGGGAAGTTCAGCATTGCGCCTGCCAAAGAATTTCCATTTACCCTGCAGATCAACATGACCGGTTTCCAGCAGCAGGAAGTCGAGATTTATGAGCTGAGTGACGAGGCTGTGGAGGTGACGCTGAAGACAGCCAATTTGCTCGACGAAGTAGTGGTGATCGGGTATGGGGAACAAAAACGCAAGGATATTACCGGCTCGGTAGCATCTGTTCCCATTGAGATCAAAAGTCAGCCGGTGGCGTCGGTGGAGCGTTTGCTGCAGGGCTCGGTGGCTGGTGCCGTCGTCACGCAGACCTCCGGCCAGCCCGGTGGGGGCGTGAGCGTGCAGATACGCGGTAACAACTCCATTACGGCCGGGAGTGATCCTTTGTATGTGATCGACGGGTTTCCTGTTAATAATGATTACAGTCTCGCAGATGCCGGGGTGACCGACGGCTCGAAGATCAATCCGCTCTCCACGCTGAACACCGCCGATATCGAGAATATCGACGTGCTGAAAGATGCTTCCGCTACGGCCATTTACGGGTCACGGGGAGCCAATGGCGTTGTTATTATTACGACAAAAACAGGTTCTAAAAATAAGTCTTCCATCAACTATGATGCATTTTACGGAACGCAAAAGGTAATCCGCACCATACCGCTTTTAAATGCAGCCGAGTGGTGGGCTTTGCGTAAAGATGCGGCTGCCAACTCAGGCAAAACGGCTTCCATCCCCAGTGTAACCGGCTACTCGCTGGACACGACGGGTGCCGGCACCGACTGGCAGGACGCAGCATTCAGAAGTGCCTCCATGCAGAGTCACAACATTTCCATTCTCTCTGGTTCAGATAAGACCAAACTGGCGATTTCAGGTAATTATTTCAAACAAAACGGGATATTGCAGCATACGGATTTCCGCCGGTTTTCAGCCCGCGTCAACCTGGACCACCAGTATAATGACCGCTTTCGTATCCTGGCCAGCCTCAATGCGAGCAACATCAAAGCCAATGTAGCGCCCGCTGCCATTGTGGGCAACCTGCTGCAGACGCCGCCGGCACTTCCGATTTACCAGGACAACGGAGGATTTGTGATTAACAGTCCGTTCGAATCGGCATTGCAAAACCCGATCAACTCCCTGTACAATCAGCTCAATGAAAGCATTACAAACCGTTTTCTCGGCAATGTTGCGGGAGAATATACCCTTGCCAACGGGCTGAAAGCGAAAGTGCTGGTGGGTGCCGATGTGGTGGGCAACAAGCAAAACCGCTACCTGCCGAGCACGACTGCGGAAGGTGCGGCACTGAGCGGTAATGCCATTGTAGGTACCATCTCTACCATCAACTGGCTGAATGAAAATACACTGAGCTATGACAAGGAGCTTAATGAAAAGAACCGCGTGAATGCCGTAGTCGGGTTTACCGCCCAGACATCGCAGTCTAAGAGTACCATTGCGGAGGCGGCAGGGTTTGCTACGGATGCCTTTGAATACAACAACCTGGGTACCGGTATCACGAGTATTGCTCCGCGCTCGGTGGCCAGCAAGTGGGCGCTGGCTTCGTACCTGGGCCGGATCAACTATGCATTTGACGACCGCTATCTGGTAACTTTCACGCTGCGTGCCGACGGTTCTTCCCGGTTTGGAGCGGGTAATAAGTGGGGGTATTTTCCGTCTGCGGCCCTGGGCTGGAACCTGAATAATGAGAAGTTTTTCCAGCAGTTTAAAAAAGTAAGCCTGCTGAAACTGCGGGTGAGCGGTGGCGTGACGGGTAACCAGAGCATCCCGCCCTACCAGTCGCTGTCGCAGCTTGCCTATTTCCGCTACAATTTTTCCAATGCCACCGTTTCGGGTTATGCGCCCAATACGGTTCCGAACCCCAACCTGGGTTGGGAAAAAACCTTCCAGCTGGACGGAGGCGTAGACCTGGGATTGTTTAAAAACAGGCTGAATGTGGTATTTGACTACTATTATAAAAGGACTTCCGACTTGCTGCTGACGCGTACCGTCGCAGGGTCGTCGGGCTTGTCGGACTTTTACAATGGACAAGCTTCGACCATTTACCAGAACATCGGTGAGGTAAGCAACCAAGGGATCGAATTGTATGTCAATTCCCAGAATACTACCGGTGCATTCAAATGGAATACCATCCTTATTTATGCAAAAAATACCAACAAGATCCTGAGCCTGGGCACCGGAGTGGACCAGATCATCCCGATTATCAGCCAGCCATCGATTGCGAAAGTAGGGTACCCGCTGGGATCATTCATCGTGTACCAGACTGACGGGATCATTCAGGCAGGTGATGCCGCACTGACCCCACAACAGAACAAAAGTCCGGGCGGGCAGAAGTACAAGGACCTGAATGGCGATGGTGTGATTACCCAGACAGGTGACCGGGTAGTGATCAAAAATCAGCCGGGTTTTACAGCCGGGCTCACCAACTCATTCACTTACAAAGGCTTCGACCTCACGGTATTCTTCCAGGCTTCAATCGGCGGAAAACTCTACAACCAGAACCGCGCCAACCTTGAACTGGGTACCGGCTACGTGAATGCATCCCGCGTGATGCTCGACCGCTGGACCCCGTCCAACACGAATACGGATGTAAAAGCCGCATTCCAGGATCCTGCGATTACCATTTCGGACCGGTTTATTGAGGATGCGACTTACGGCAGGTTGAAAAACCTCTCATTGGGCTACAATATTCCGAAGTCGGTATTGTCCAGGATCAGGGTCGAGAACCTGCGCGTTTATGTCTCTGCGCAAAACGCAATTACCTGGACCAAGTACACGGGCTATGATCCGGAGGTGAGCCTTAACGGTCAGTCCCTCATCAACAAGGGCATTGATCAGGGAGTTTATCCAAACAACAAATCATTCCAGGCAGGGTTGTCGCTGTCATTTTAA
- a CDS encoding RagB/SusD family nutrient uptake outer membrane protein, translating to MKSYSYILLAMLATGLGSCREFLKEEPESFLSEDQYYKTQTDAINAVNAVYFFLNSGGSNIQTPYNTLFNTGMNMAGDDEDPGPGATNPDVRSLSVLAHSSSNLRIYEIWQQHYAAIKKANVALEKIPTINFDDALKQRLLGEAKFLRALYYFNLVRLYGDVPLVTEYQKFVDAGAYEIAKSPSTEVYALVEKDLTEAAAVLPASYGSPDVGRATSGAARALLAKVYLTKASQPLNLATHYKDALARAEEVLSAADGGTGTYGYDLNANYAEVFLPAFKNNKEHLFSAQFKSNSLNQGNSEYPRSILSGVPGLNGNYAHMVRFYTQGTDKFFSIYKLFRPDDKRRDVTFTRSFTSPTNGRKYALPIANTSVTADSTPFWNKWRDPASSAVTNQSASNVPILRYAEVLLIHAEAENEANGPTAKAYKSINRVRSRAGLPALTPGLSKDQFRDSVYLDRRLELTYEYQRWFDLIRLKDATGKSTFVTNLHKVGKTNAADKHRLYPLPQSEIDNNKLLVQNSGWE from the coding sequence ATGAAAAGCTATTCATATATTTTGCTTGCCATGCTGGCCACGGGGCTTGGTTCCTGCAGGGAATTTCTGAAAGAGGAGCCTGAATCCTTCCTTTCGGAAGACCAGTACTACAAAACACAAACCGATGCCATCAATGCGGTAAATGCGGTTTACTTCTTTCTGAATTCAGGCGGAAGCAACATTCAGACACCTTATAATACGCTCTTCAACACGGGCATGAACATGGCCGGTGACGATGAGGATCCGGGTCCGGGAGCGACCAACCCGGATGTGCGCTCGCTGTCGGTTCTGGCACATTCGTCCAGTAACCTGCGTATTTATGAGATCTGGCAGCAGCATTATGCGGCGATTAAAAAAGCGAACGTAGCCCTGGAAAAGATCCCGACCATCAACTTCGATGATGCATTGAAGCAGCGGCTTCTGGGAGAGGCCAAGTTCCTGCGGGCTTTGTATTACTTCAATCTGGTGCGTTTGTACGGGGATGTGCCTCTTGTTACCGAGTACCAGAAGTTTGTGGATGCGGGTGCCTATGAAATTGCCAAATCGCCTTCGACAGAGGTATATGCACTGGTTGAGAAGGACCTTACCGAGGCGGCTGCCGTGCTGCCCGCTAGCTACGGATCGCCGGATGTAGGCCGGGCTACTTCGGGTGCCGCCAGGGCATTGCTTGCAAAGGTGTACCTTACCAAAGCTTCGCAGCCGCTTAACCTTGCAACGCATTATAAGGATGCCTTGGCCAGGGCAGAGGAGGTATTGTCTGCCGCAGACGGTGGCACAGGCACCTATGGCTACGACCTGAATGCCAACTATGCAGAGGTGTTTCTGCCTGCTTTCAAGAACAATAAAGAGCACCTTTTCTCGGCCCAATTCAAGTCCAATTCGCTCAATCAGGGCAATAGTGAATACCCAAGGTCCATTCTCTCGGGAGTGCCCGGGCTGAATGGTAACTATGCCCACATGGTGCGTTTTTATACCCAGGGAACCGACAAGTTTTTCAGTATTTACAAGCTGTTCCGGCCGGATGACAAGCGGCGCGATGTTACTTTCACGCGGAGCTTTACCAGCCCGACCAACGGACGGAAGTATGCGCTGCCCATCGCCAACACCAGCGTAACCGCGGATTCCACGCCTTTCTGGAACAAATGGAGAGATCCTGCTTCATCGGCTGTGACAAACCAATCGGCTTCGAATGTGCCCATCCTGCGCTATGCCGAAGTACTGCTCATTCACGCCGAAGCTGAAAATGAAGCCAATGGACCAACGGCCAAGGCGTACAAATCAATTAACCGCGTCCGGAGCCGGGCAGGTTTGCCCGCTTTAACGCCGGGTTTGTCCAAAGACCAGTTCAGGGACTCCGTGTACCTCGACCGCCGTCTTGAACTGACTTATGAGTACCAGCGCTGGTTTGACCTGATCCGCCTGAAGGATGCTACCGGAAAATCTACATTCGTGACTAACCTGCATAAAGTGGGCAAAACCAACGCCGCCGACAAACACCGGCTGTACCCGCTTCCACAATCGGAAATCGACAACAACAAGCTGCTTGTCCAAAACTCGGGTTGGGAGTAG